The Bacteroidota bacterium genome includes a region encoding these proteins:
- a CDS encoding T9SS type A sorting domain-containing protein yields the protein MMKKFLSLILLSTSLLLISNKAEAQLEEGSIAPDWTLTDINGVQWNLYTILNEGKSVFLDYSAVWCGPCWSYHTGGNLESLYEDYGPDGTNEIMVFMIEGDGFSTMDELNGIGGGTQGDWVTGTPYPIVLTHVGEDSYDAVSNYDIAYFPTIYRICPNRVIKEVGQVSETALYNSIASCEVASASVDPSIMAYTGETVGCAEVELSINMQNMGFDPLTSCTIKAFEGATELLSYDWSGDLSIYEMEEIVIGSITLTSAEADIDIQITSPDDITDNNTVSTTISYEDNVSMVIHLEFKTDNYPTQLRWEVIDETTGEQIYDDGPYTNGDKNEVVFDEDLTLPGLGCYTFNCFDTGGDGITGSGYFKLFNDAGGLIVQGTENVGYKKAVALKVANETAINTIDAVSAFSIYPNPAQSEFLINFDLATSEEINIALVDLLGREINTVSNSNLSAGNHSYSVDVTNFANGIYFVKMESNGVNQTVKFVVAH from the coding sequence ATGATGAAAAAATTCCTCTCCCTAATCCTCTTATCTACTTCACTTTTACTGATCAGCAATAAGGCTGAAGCTCAGTTAGAAGAAGGAAGCATAGCACCCGATTGGACCCTTACAGATATTAACGGAGTTCAATGGAACCTTTATACTATTTTAAATGAGGGTAAAAGTGTATTTCTTGACTACTCTGCCGTATGGTGCGGACCATGTTGGAGTTACCACACAGGTGGCAACCTTGAGTCTTTGTATGAAGATTATGGTCCTGATGGAACCAATGAGATCATGGTATTTATGATAGAAGGCGATGGATTCAGCACTATGGATGAATTGAACGGAATTGGTGGCGGAACACAAGGCGACTGGGTTACCGGAACACCTTATCCTATTGTTTTAACTCATGTTGGTGAAGATAGTTATGATGCAGTGAGCAATTATGACATTGCTTATTTCCCTACCATTTATCGCATTTGTCCGAACAGAGTCATAAAAGAAGTTGGTCAGGTTTCTGAAACAGCTCTTTACAACTCCATTGCAAGCTGCGAAGTTGCAAGTGCTTCTGTTGACCCAAGTATCATGGCATATACAGGTGAAACTGTTGGTTGTGCTGAGGTGGAATTATCTATCAACATGCAGAATATGGGATTTGATCCACTAACTTCCTGCACTATAAAGGCATTTGAAGGCGCAACGGAATTACTTTCTTACGATTGGTCAGGTGATCTAAGTATTTATGAAATGGAAGAGATCGTAATTGGTTCTATAACATTAACAAGTGCTGAGGCTGATATCGATATTCAAATAACATCGCCTGATGATATTACTGATAATAATACAGTATCAACCACCATCAGTTATGAAGATAATGTTAGCATGGTAATTCACCTGGAATTTAAAACTGATAATTATCCTACTCAACTGCGTTGGGAAGTAATTGACGAAACTACTGGCGAACAGATCTATGATGATGGTCCATATACCAATGGAGATAAAAACGAAGTTGTATTTGATGAAGATCTTACATTACCTGGTTTAGGTTGTTATACATTTAATTGTTTTGATACAGGTGGAGATGGTATTACTGGTTCAGGTTATTTTAAATTATTTAATGATGCAGGTGGTTTAATTGTTCAGGGAACTGAAAATGTTGGATACAAAAAAGCTGTAGCATTAAAAGTTGCAAATGAAACCGCAATTAATACTATTGATGCTGTTTCTGCATTCAGTATTTATCCAAATCCAGCACAATCAGAATTTTTAATCAATTTTGATCTTGCAACATCTGAAGAAATAAACATTGCTCTAGTTGACCTTTTAGGACGTGAAATTAATACAGTTTCAAACAGTAATTTATCTGCAGGCAATCATTCATACTCTGTTGATGTTACAAATTTTGCTAACGGAATTTATTTTGTAAAAATGGAAAGTAATGGCGTTAATCAAACTGTGAAGTTTGTAGTTGCTCATTAA